In Drosophila pseudoobscura strain MV-25-SWS-2005 chromosome 4, UCI_Dpse_MV25, whole genome shotgun sequence, the following proteins share a genomic window:
- the Nipped-B gene encoding nipped-B protein isoform X3, with amino-acid sequence MGDRDIPSVPVTTLAGLTSTSDLLSELPVSDSLLSAASLNKSLLFHALVASESDNLLSVRDGTLVRQLVNAIEQTNSDNIELKPEYTIEQHGTNISTYPELLQGIYNFRPTVFNTPLKITRSEHNKAKGLTPSEHMEGQLHSSPQPTASSTDLSQNMQQCKKSSSMAGTDVLPDEYSMISSRTNVNDFNKRMEKPANQDQDVTQTLPKIEEMEIAQNALDIKNPSSSLYSVQQQYFSPLKAREYSLNCDNLKPADNRPSFPRMDDEFPFLESPIYHLQAAMTESQAPTTSTSMIQGNFQNVLNLQRQQITESAAHHKDQQKSLLPSNKNQLPTLSTNVPDEQLLPATSTSLISNNSGHAIGQEPHQNNNSASTATSTSTSSSGKSQVRVCINRLNVEDTRLMQQSIKKFVQKSPELARSIGLLQQSSEQQPNTRLNIAAELEVGRTTTESLNTTLDMFSTIKADEKRFASKRKMAISIGDIPPEQIFSKPKVRRVERIIAVSNSKDSKDEVTRSQTYQHFMRNMEQIIEMLDDTESPNFDSEHVDENIECISPKLLNTMSNDVAKLKAKQALDSIPKNKLTLLINYAMRNVYLARNYFAGPEDEDEIVDDEVIEKILNAMDACLLICNIYSTVSDLKFLQEDNISHIIKFAQFQLRETIFPCHDPVYTVKSTKKTTNRKKIKSHQGHQRNLQIFYSKTVELLKVFVALFDKCIFVDTIVLPLSTLAIEPFFVDNIETLQFVCLELVTTIFRKERYDKIRNSILGDILSSIDRLPSSKKNLRPYKLTNNGGNIQMVTALVLQLIQCATILPDSLCDNGKTTTFQLTVDNEDDLENSAKKIVKPNKDIVVLKKYDVAVSIGGNFLTTFLNKCKSRSNETDFRPLFENFIHDLLATVNKPEWPASELLLSLLGTMLVRYVSDKGIEQSIRLVSLDYLGIVAARLRKDTVESRCKVNIIDSMIKSIKVEQEKEGDLSNNNTKIELHPEEQRTEFLQKILLDFLAVNAQEENLIWDYARHFYLAQWYRDVIYQRRRIKDGEKGFALRKSKIRNKRKTGEYLETSDSESCEENYNEDSTKNGNPSIELIDYELNLEIFNVLEERKQYLISKIKPYSVSGEQHHTSHQQIKTYIDYNNAQLIAQYLATKRPFSQSFDGCLKKIILVVNEPSIAVRTRAMKCLANIVEVDPLVLKRKDMQMGVNQKFLDTAISVREAAVDLVGKFVLSNQELIDQYYDMLSTRILDTGVSVRKRVIKILRDICIEYPDFEKIPEICVKMIRRVNDEEGIQKLVTEVFMKMWFTPCMKNDKHGIQRKINQIIDVVNTAHDTGTIWLEGLLMSIFKPKDNMLKNDGSIQEAVKKNTEPPQEIVLACQQLADGLIDRLIELEDTDNARMLGCITTLHLLAKVRPQLLVRHAMTIEPYLNIKCHSATAAKFICAVADILEKVVPLVNNASESFLASLEEHLMLLVVSRNQAEVTSCVSCLGALVNKITKNYKLIRDCFQKFYRVLDVSRNQVVQKNCSADNIYTPSFRRSLFTIGILMRYFDFKSPIALGETNGGLPASICDDVFECLMFFCRCSNQEIRKQALISLGSFCVLNDDYLTRSELKQFYCDLLNSTTSDGGIKIICMRNIWIYLTESEMFMHNKEKEWEKQSKHEDLKEMNDVSSGMSSRIIQLYLEEILNCFLNRDDTVRLWAVKVVHIVLRQGLVHPVRMVPYLICLSTDPKVESAHRADALLKDIDKTYSGFVNMKVQFGLQLCFKLQQILQINSRGNVEIIRGYAKRGPEHVTTALNDFLYTLLRSTKPQRRALVQTVTKQFDDQKTSLQQMLYIADNLAYFPYVVQDEPLYLIHQIDLLISMAGTHLLATFKEHLNPNDKEGDALEDDDDVEDPQVLFNRLPEDMTEIKKCITSAEACMLLLILKDHLKDMYGLTDGKISRYSPSEQKMYEKAITRRGVNDFNPKTTIDLIKKQKSQQLSNSEPDCSSRPLTNDEKLDLVVKYLDFKQLMLKLDPEDGDSDGDEMREKSNLNNSSVSDGLIYLNSSKGSKPPNDDSSFCSTPNVSNVQSSTIPATSTDVHRGLES; translated from the exons GCCAACTGTTTTCAACACGCCATTGAAGATAA CGCGAAGTGAACATAATAAAGCCAAGGGACTAACCCCCAGCGAACACATGGAGGGTCAATTACATTCCTCTCCGCAGCCGACAGCGTCATCTACTGATCTATCTCAAAATATGCAACAATGCAAAAAATCTTCCAG TATGGCTGGTACTGACGTGCTTCCAGATGAGTATTCCATGATCAGCTCCAGGACAAACGTGAATGATTTCAATAAAAGAATGGAGAAACCGGCAAACCAAGACCAAGATGTTACACAAACACTTCCAAAAATCGAGGAAATGGAAATCGCTCAGAACGCTTTAGACATAAAGAACCCAAGTTCATCTTTATATTCTGTGCAGCAACAGTATTTCAGTCCCCTTAAAGCTCGGGAATATTCATTGAATTGCGATAATCTTAAGCCCGCAGACAATCGTCCATCTTTTCCTCGGATGGATGATGAATTCCCGTTCTTGGAATCACCAATTTATCATTTACAAGCTGCTATGACAGAATCCCAAGCTCCCACAACATCGACCTCAATGATCCAAGGCAACTTCcaaaatgtattaaatttaCAAAGACAACAGATTACGGAATCTGCTGCACATCACAAAGATCAACAAAAATCTTTACTgccaagcaacaaaaatcagtTACCGACGCTATCCACCAACGTGCCAGACGAACAATTATTACCTGCAACTTCAACATCGCTGATAAGTAATAATAGTGGACATGCAATCGGCCAAGAACCGCATCAAAACAATAATTCAGCTTCGACTGCCACTTCGACATCGACGTCATCGAGTGGCAAGTCCCAGGTTCGGGTATGTATAAATCGTCTTAACGTTGAGGATACTCGCTTGATGCAGCAAAGTATTAAAAAGTTTGTACAAAAGTCACCAGAATTGGCTAGAAGTATTGGGCTACTACAACAATCATCAGAACAACAGCCCAATACGAGATTGAATATAGCCGCTGAGTTAGAAGTCGGTAGGACCACTACGGAATCTTTAAACACAACATTGGATATGTTTTCAACGATTAAAGCAGACGAGAAACGGTTTGCTTCAAAGCGAAAAATGGCTATTTCAATTGGTGATATTCCCCCGGaacaaatat TCTCAAAGCCCAAAGTACGTCGCGTCGAACGAATAATAGCCGTTTCTAACTCAAAGGATTCAAAGGATGAAGTAACTCGGTCACAAACATATCAACATTTTATGAGAAATATGGAACAAATTATTGAGATGTTGGACGATACGGAATCCCCAAATTTTGATTCAG AGCACGTTGACGAAAATATTGAATGCATTTCCCCCAAACTTCTTAATACGATGAGCAATGATGTGGCCAAGTTAAAAGCTAAACAAGCCTTGGACTCCATACCGAAAAACAAGTTAACCCTTCTAATAAATTACGCTATGCGTAATGTTTATTTAGCCAGAAATTATTTTGCTGGACCA GAAGACGAAGATGAAATTGTAGATGATGAAGTAATagaaaaaattttaaatgcaatGGATGCTTGCTTACTTATTTGCAATATATATTCGACAGTGAGCGATCTTAAGTTTTTGCAAGAGGACAACATTTCACATATTATCAAATTTGCACAATTTCAACTGCGCGAAACTATATTCCCTTGCCATGATCCTGTATATACAGTCAAGAGTACGAAGAAGACTACTAACCGCAAAAAAATTAAGTCGCATCAAGGACATCAGCGAAATCTACAGATCTTTTACTCTAAAACAGTTGAGCTATTAAAAGTTTTTGTGGCTCTTTTTGATAAGTGTATATTTGTCGATACTATAGTTTTGCCGCTGTCGACGCTTGCTATAGAACCATTCTTTGTAGACAATATTGAAACATTGCAATTTGTGTGCTTGGAACTAGTAACTACT ATATTTCGGAAagaaagatacgataaaataAGGAACAGTATCTTGGGAGACATATTGTCGTCGATTGATCGGTTGCCTTCATCCAAGAAGAACCTTCGTCCGTACAAACTTACAAATAATGGCGGAAATATTCAAATGGTGACAGCACTTGTGCTGCAATTAATTCAATGTGCTACAATTTTACCAGACTCTCTTTGTGATAACGGAAAAACGACCACATTTCAACTGACTGTTGATAACGAAGATGATCTTGAAAACAGTGCTAAGAAAATAGTTAAACCAAACAAAGATATAGTggttttaaaaaaatatgatgTAGCTGTCAGTATTGGAGGCAATTTCTTAACAACTTTCTTAAACAAATGCAAGTCACGGTCCAATGAAACAGACTTTCGACCGCTCTTTGAAAATTTTATCCATGATCTGCTGGCCACCGTCAACAAGCCCGAATGGCCCGCATCTGAACTGCTGCTTTCACTTCTGGGAACTATGCTCGTCCGATATGTGTCTGATAAGGGTATAGAGCAGAGCATTCGCTTAGTGTCCTTAGATTACCTTGGCATAGTAGCTGCTCGTCTGCGCAAGGACACAGTTGAGTCCCGATGTAAAGTTAATATAATTGATTCAATgattaaatcaataaaagtgGAACAAGAAAAAGAGGGAGATCTATCCAACAATAAC ACAAAAATTGAACTACACCCAGAAGAGCAGCGAACGGAATTTCTGCAAAAGATTCTTCTTGATTTTCTGGCTGTAAATGCGCaagaagaaaatttaatttgggACTACGCACGACACTTTTATTTGGCTCAATGGTACCGAGATGTTATCTATCAGAGACGTCGAATAAAGGATGGAGAAAAGGGCTTCGCGTTGAGAAAATCTAAAATCCGAAATAAACGGAAGACAG GTGAATACTTGGAAACATCGGATTCTGAATCGTGCGAAGAAAATTACAACGAAGACTcaacaaaaaatggaaatCCGTCTATTGAATTGATTGATTATGAACTCAACCTTGAAATTTTTAACGTTTTAGAGGAACgaaaacaatatttaatcagTAAAATAAAGCCATATTCGGTTTCTGGCGAACAACATCACACATCACACCAGCAAATTAAGACTTACATAGATTATAATAATGCACAGCTAATAGCGCAATATTTAGCTACTAAACGGCCCTTTAGTCAGTCATTTGATGGATGCttaaagaaaattattttAGTCGTTAA TGAACCGTCCATAGCAGTAAGGACACGTGCAATGAAATGTCTCGCTAACATTGTGGAGGTGGATCCATTGGTACTGAAACGaaaagatatgcaaatgggTGTTAACCAGAAATTCTTAGATACTGCTATCTCAGTACGCGAAGCTGCTGTAGATTTGGTTGGAAAATTCGTACTCAGCAATCAAGAATTAATTGATCAGTATTACGATATGCTATCGACTCGAATATTG GATACTGGAGTCTCCGTGAGAAAAAGAGTTATCAAAATATTGCGTGATATTTGTATTGAATATCCAGACTTTGAGAAAATTCCCGAAATTTGTGTTAAAATGATACGACGCGTTAACGATGAGGAAGGAATTCAAAAGCTTGTTACCGAGGTTTTTATGAAAATGTGGTTCACACCGTGTATGAAAAATGACAAA cACGGCATACAACGGAAAATCAATCAGATTATAGACGTGGTAAATACAGCCCATGACACTGGAACTATATGGTTAGAGGGACTTTTAATGAGT ATTTTCAAACCGAAAGATAACATGCTAAAGAACGACGGAAGTATCCAAGAAGCTGTGAAAAAAAATACTGAGCCACCTCAAGAAATAGTGCTGGCATGTCAGCAATTAGCTGATGGGCTTATAGACCGGCTGATTGAATTAGAAGACACTGATAATGCGCGAATGCTCGGTTGCATAACTACACTGCATTTGCTAGCAAAAGTGCGACCACAGCTCCTGGTTCGGCATGCAATGACTATTGAGCCTTATCTAAATATTAAATGTCATTCAGCCACAGCTGCAAAATTCATATGTGCTGTTGCAGATATTCTCGAAAAGGTGGTGCCCCTTGTTAATAATGCTAGCGAGTCTTTTTTGGCTTCTTTGGAAGAGCATTTAATGCTCTTGGTTGTTTCGCGGAACCAAGCAGAAGTAACCAGTTGTGTATCCTGTTTGGGCGCACTCGTCAATAAGATTACAAAGAACTATAAATTGATCCGCGATTGTTTTCAAAA gTTCTATCGCGTTCTTGATGTTTCTCGTAATCAAGTGGTTCAAAAAAACTGCAGTGCAGATAATATTTACACGCCTAGCTTTCGGCGCAGCCTTTTTACGATTGGCATCCTAATGCGATACTTTGATTTTAAGTCACCTATTGCCTTAG GTGAAACAAATGGGGGCCTTCCGGCATCGATATGTGATGATGTATTTGAGTGCTTGATGTTCTTTTGTCGTTGCTCAAATCAAGAAATTCGAAAGCAAGCTCTGATTTCACTTGGTTCTTTTTGTGTTCTGAACGATGATTACCTAACACGATCCGAGcttaaacagttttactgtgATTTGTTAAACTCCACCACAAGCGATGGtggcataaaaataatatgtaTGCGTAATATTTGGATATACTTAACAGAATCTGAGATGTTTATGCACAATAAGGAAAAAGAAT GggaaaaacaatcaaagcaCGAAGACCTCAAGGAAATGAATGACGTGTCGTCAGGCATGTCAAGTCGGATAATTCAGCTCTATTTGGAAGAAATCCTCAACTGTTTTCTTAATCGGGATGATACGGTTCGACTGTGGGCTGTTAAAGTAGTACATATTGTTCTGCGCCAAGGCCTAGTTCATCCTGTTAGAATGGTTCCATATTTAATATGCTTAAGTACCGACCCTAAGGTAGAG TCGGCCCATAGAGCTGATGCCTTATTAAAAGACATCGATAAAACCTATTCTGGTTTCGTAAATATGAAGGTTCAATTTGGATTACAACTTTGCTTTAAGTTACAGCAAATCTTGCAAATAAACAGCCGGGGAAACGTTGAAATCATTCGAGGTTATGC aaAACGAGGACCAGAACACGTGACTACGGCATTAAATGACTTTCTGTATACTTTACTTCGGTCCACAAAGCCACAGAGACGTGCACTGGTTCAGACTGTTACAAAACAGTTTGATGATCAGAAAACATCTCTACAGCAAATGCTGTATATAGCCGATAATCTAGCATACTTTCCGTATGTAGTTCAAGATGAGCCTTTATATCTGATACATCAAATAGACTTGCTGATTTCAATGGCTGGAACACATCTACTTGCCACATTTAAGGAACATTTGAATCCAAATGACAAGGAGGGAGATGCATTagaggatgatgatgacgtGGAGGATCCTCAAGTTTTGTTTAATCGTTTGCCAGAAGACATGACCGagataaaaaaatgtattacaTCCGCCGAAGCGTGCATGCTCCTTTTAATACTGAAAGACCATTTAAAGGACATGTATGGTCTCACAGATGGTAAAATTTCAAGATATTCGCCTTCCGAgcaaaaaatgtatgaaaaggCGATTACACGTAGAGGCGTCAACGACTTCAACCCTAAAACAAcaattgatttaattaagaAACAGAAGTCACAGCAGCTTTCAAACTCAGAACCTGATTGTTCCTCAAGACCACTTACTAACGATGAAAAACTAGACCTTGTCGTCAAGTACCTGGAT ttcaAGCAACTTATGCTTAAGCTGGATCCAGAGGACGGAGATTCAGATGGGGATGAAATGCGAGAAAAATCAAACTTAAATAACTCGTCCGTTTCTGATGGTCTAATTTACTTAAACTCTTCAAAAGGTTCTAAACCACCAAATGATGACAGCAGCTTTTGTTCGACACCAAATGTAAGCAATGTGCAATCATCAACAATACCTGCGACTTCAACGGAT GTACACCGAGGTCTCGAATCGTGA